A single region of the Gossypium arboreum isolate Shixiya-1 chromosome 12, ASM2569848v2, whole genome shotgun sequence genome encodes:
- the LOC108477031 gene encoding transcription repressor MYB6-like: MGRAPCCSKVGLHRGPWTPREDTLLVKYIQAHGEGHWRSLPKKAGLLRCGKSCRLRWMNYLRPDIKRGNITPDEEDLIIRLHSLLGNRWSLIAGRLPGRTDNEIKNYWNTHLSKRLLSQGTDPNTHKKLPPDNPVVVLVPKKKRKKSNKRPNKSKKPTEQEKPKIHLPKPIRFTSSVQCTTKSSSQGGENGQVLVPWSEYINDDENRTRFLCYNDDHDLINNSDFECQSHHHHHHHHDHGLGAQGDSNDSLEKIYEEYLQLLKTNEDQVQLDSFAESLLI, encoded by the exons ATGGGAAGGGCTCCTTGTTGCTCTAAAGTTGGGTTGCACAGGGGTCCATGGACACCTAGAGAAGACACATTGCTTGTCAAGTACATTCAAGCTCATGGCGAAGGTCACTGGCGATCCCTCCCTAAGAAAGCCG GGCTACTTAGGTGTGGAAAGAGTTGCAGGCTGAGATGGATGAACTATTTGAGACCGGATATCAAAAGAGGGAACATAACACCCGACGAGGAAGATCTCATCATCCGATTACATTCACTCCTCGGCAACCGTTGGTCTCTCATCGCCGGAAGGCTTCCGGGTCGAACTGATAACGAGATTAAAAACTATTGGAACACCCATCTAAGCAAACGTTTATTAAGCCAAGGAACCGATCCGAACACCCACAAAAAACTACCACCGGATAACCCGGTTGTCGTCCTCGTCccgaaaaagaaaaggaagaaaagcaACAAAAGGCCGAACAAATCTAAAAAACCAACCGAGCAAGAAAAACCCAAAATCCATCTCCCAAAACCCATTAGATTTACATCATCAGTACAGTGTACCACTAAGTCTTCGAGCCAAGGAGGTGAAAATGGACAAGTCCTCGTCCCTTGGTCCGAATACATCAATGATGATGAAAACCGAACCCGGTTTTTATGTTATAATGACGATCATGATCTTATCAACAACTCAGATTTCGAGTGCCAgtctcatcatcatcatcatcatcatcatgatCATGGACTAGGTGCTCAAGGTGACAGTAATGATTCACTAGAGAAGATATATGAAGAGTACTTGCAGCTGTTGAAGACGAATGAAGATCAAGTACAGTTGGATTCTTTTGCTGAATCATTACTGATATGA